tggaaacacttgggggacacagctgacacaaatgaacatgacaccacaagggaagcaaaactaaacacactgaacatggaaacaatgAGAAAACAATGAGACAAAGACTGTGACAACACGAGACTGACAATAGGAAGTGGAAAACGCAGACATGAATCACATAAGAGACTGGGGAGGCTGAAAGATACACAAGGAGAGGAACAGGGAAACAGATAAGGGGAACGAAGCACAGACATAACTAAAAATCATACATAGAGGACAAAACAGACTttcacaggaaacagaaaacgACACATAAACAAGAGAGCATGGAGGAAATGTTATCCAAACAAAACCTAATTGAGACATACTAATAACACTAGAAATGACTCTAATACATcataagaaatcaaacatgcaaaatgctgggtcacagaccgAGCGCCCTGACAACAGAGCTCGCTGCACTCAGTGCTGTAAGTGAATGTGATGTTTTATGGTGtgagaaaacaaaccaaacaacaaccaaaacCCAGAAGGGAGAAACACCCAACAACTGAGCTTTCAGCAGAGACACGTCGAGCTTCGACGCTGCCAGTGATGCTGATCTTGAACAAAGCACGCTTCCTCTGCAGGACCTGCAAGAAGCAGCTGCCAAACCAACACGTAGCCCCCCAGGCAGGGTGGACAGGGTCATCACAGTAGCACAATACCATTGTAGTACTGATGGAGGCTGTGATGGAGACATAAAGCTGCATTTATGAATTTATCCAACTTTCTGCGCCACAGAGCTTTCACAAGAGGAATCTGATAATCGCAGCGAGCTGCCTGCTGCTGTATAAAGTCAGACTGCAGCAGATCTACACAAAGTGCTGCAGTTCAGAGCTTCCTGCAGCTTCTCCTGTGGTCAGCACGGCTGCTTTTGGTTCTGTGGATGAGAGTGTGACTTCAGCCTCGACTGGCTAGTGAAGAGTAGACAACGGCATTATCGACTTCCTCCACGTGTCTGTGAAAACCAAGAGAAAACTCCACATGAGTGCCATAAAAACATCTGGGGTTAGAGTGAGCACCCACATCTGGCTGAGCCCCCTGCACCACAGTAACACCACTGTAATGTTTGCATTCTAACttttattcttcttttgcagatttGTGTCTCTATTTTGTTGTTCAATGCTTCGTTgctacaatgacaataaagattcTGATTCTAATGACTGGAAAATTCCATATGTGAAAAAATAAGGAGCAAGTAGCTGCAAGCAACGAAGTCCAAGAGTTAGAATCAATAAGAAGCCGAGTCTAAAAGCAGTCACCAAGTAAAAGAAGTCCAACAACTTTTatcattctgattctgattttattcattttaatttagttCCTCTGATTTTCTTCTTATGTGTCTGTTTCTCAGCTGAAAATCTAAAACACAAGAAGCATCAAGCAAAGACGCTCCATCCTCACAGCTGCCTGTCCTACCTGCTCCTCTCATGGCTGTGTTTGAACTGCACCGAGGCATAGCTGACGTCCTCCGCAGCTCGGCTGGTTTCCTGTCGGTGACTTTCTTCTTGGATGCTGCTGTAGATGTTATCAGGATCCTGAAACAGCCAGAAATACAGACGTGTGTAAAGTCATCGCTGTTGAGCTCCCCGGCCCGAACCGTATGAAGCGCATTTCTGGAACAATATCTTATGATCagctattattatatttttgacCATTAATTGCAAAGACTTTGGAGAaccattaaaagaaaacaacatcaAAATGACATCTGGGTTTAGGATTACAGTCACTGACAATCATTTAGATTTCATGTAGTCGTAGATAGATCATAATCTCCTCCTCTATGCTCACTTAAGATTAAATATTCTACGAGAgtcagaaattatttttgaaatcaAAACTCACCTTTGGCTCCGTCTCACCTCCCTCAGCTCTCTGATGCTCTGCTGCTGCCAGCTTCCTGTAACAATATGACTGTTCTGTCAACAGGAACCAGAAAGTCTATCAAAAATGATGAATGTAGAAAATCAGAGGCAAAGAAAAAGACAGTGAAATGCTAAGAAAACTAGAGacataaatttaaattttttaatgtAAGACCGAAACAGGAACTCAAGCTGTAGACATGCAGAGCGATGCTGGAGATCCCGACCTCGAAGAATTATGGAGATTAAGATCACATCGAGCCGCACAAAGTATCTGTTTAATAATCATGATGTTTTATCTTTATCTAATTACTATAATTTGGTTCTACATGTATAATGACAACAAAGggctattctgttctattcaaATATATTTGTATACATTTTATAAAACAAAGTGTTTCTTAATTGTGAAACCAGACTAGCTGTATTGCATtatcatgcaaaaaaaaagccatttatatatgtattgttgtttctgtgtgtctACAGCTGATTTCCCACAAACAGCTTCCACGGTTGTCCtttgacacaaacacagcaggagCTTGTCTGCTTTGTGTGCACCAGTGGAAATAGTGTGATTTAGGAGAAGCTGCTCGGACGGAGCGAGCAGGGCGCCGTGCTGACGCAGACACACCAGAGTTTTTACCAAATATCACCACATCAGAGCCGTCTGACATCACGTTACACACACTTTACTTTCTCACATGCAGCTCCTGCAAGACTTCAAACAGCTTTTCTCTTAAATTTACAGAAAACTCACAGAAAACATAAACTGACCTTGACTTGCTGCCTCAACATTATTTTGTCTTATTGTATCACAATTATGTGCCACAGACCAGCTTCGCTTCCCCTTCTCCTGCCTTCTGTTGTGGTTATCAGCACATAACAATAATTTAATGTAATTCTTTCTTGGATTCTTGTTTCTCTTTTGCCTGCTATGCACAATCGGTTTTTTCATTATGCAAAAGTTTAATAATGAAAAGACTTAATTCATCTGCTCAGATCGAGGTTTAGAACATTTTGAGCCCTCAAAACATCTTTTCTGCACTGTAGTGAAAGTTTGTGCACCGATTTGTATAATTTCTGCATAAAAgtgttgtttacagtttttcctgaatgcttaaaccctaactgtgattcttatagcacaatttctaaaactattactacttatagcaaaaccctAACTGAGTTTgccaaactaaaagcacaaacactgctttgcactcagtttgccattttgtaacacacactttgcaaacctgtagctacaatccactgcacagcactctttttgcagaactgtaaacacaactcacggctttacactcaatttgcaaaggatcaacacactcctagcaaaactatacacatttatggccattatttacactattttatcaactgtctggcacactgtcacatgtgaaaactgttttagataattagttcactttgcaatcagcctaagcactataatacaggtaagctgtgtgtgtggagtacagtggagggagcaggaagagtgagaagtagaggaggccgaggaagaggacgtggaggtgaagaagtaggatgaagaggacaacaaggacaaggaggagcaagaggaggacgaggaggggggagaggaaggataagaagagtaagaaatagaattgctgatgacatcagagctacaatagtggaccatgtaatcaaccatggagtgaccctgagggaagctggccaacgggttcagcctaactcgagccgctacactgtagcaagcatcataaggacattttgaaatgagagtcggttagtacagtcactcTGCACTAAGATCTGTAGCACCgccatgctaatgagaaacacaacaataccatagatgtaaaaatactgaaaatgttactttacagaattgctagacgtCCAGATGTTGGGGGCAGAGGAAGCATGTTCACTGCAGAGCAAGAGACCCATATAGTCAATATGGTGATTGCAAATAATGCAATAAGACTGCGCGAAATACAGCAGCGCATAATTGATAATGACACCATCtttcaaaatatacacagtGCAAGCATTTCTGCACTAAGTCGTGTACTTGCGCGCCACAGAATAAGAATGAAGCAAATTTACAGAGTTCCTTTCGAGAGAAACACAGAACGTGTAAAGCAACTGCGATATGACTATGTGCAGGTAAGCTAGTGTCATTGGTTCTGAATTTGGAAGTGCAtactgttagatttgtattgtgattgtcatttatgcttagaaatatctacttatatatgcttagagttttataattagttgtagattggtagaggtttgatccttaatagtctgcaagctttgtgtgcattccagagctctctgactttcacacccacattttaggagcatgggagaggtcgtaccttgtcctattgttttatggtaggataaacgtatctatatctgttttaggctaagtgccttttgtttagatggacggctctggggagtcttcctggggtcacagtttgacacccccccacacacacacacacacacagggtattctttgttcacatgcatacctatataagatgtcatatgttaatgaacctatgcatattcatgtaaccacaataaaaggagtgctatggggaacctggctgagagtctgacgggggtcaagtgggtggaacgacacttggctccaggcaggcctccctcatgcatgagtactagaaggaactttgcctacttgtgtcttgtttttgctgtatagcaaattgtcctgaacgttccagcgaataggtttatgctacaaacctatcacatactgtagtgctgtgcatgggcctgatgtgttgcatttgttttgtcttgtccagagagtgatggaactagaagcagatgcaatgggacatgagctactttttgtggatgaggccggttttaacctcagtaaaaccagGAGACGTGGCAGGAACATTATTGGACACCGTGTCATCATCAATGTCCCAGGACAACGTGGTGGTAACATAACCATGTGTGCAGCTATAAGCCAAAATggtgttgttcaccatcatgcaaCCATAGGCCCATACAACACTGCACACATATATGACATGCTCACTGTTCAGAGACCAGAGCAGACCCGATATGTCATCATATGGGACAATGTTAGTTTCCATGGGGCTGCTTTGGTCTGCAACTGGTTTACAGACCACCCATCCTTCATGGCACTCAACCTCCCTCCATACTCTCCTTCTTAAATCCCATCGAGGAGTTCTTCTCTGCCTGGCGCTGGAAAGTGTACGACCGTCATCCTCATCAACAGGTAGCCCTTTTACAGGCAATGGAGGAGGCATGTGGAGATATTGACCAGGCATCATGTCAGGCCTGGATACGGCATTCAAGGAGATATTTTCCCCGGCGCCTTGGACTGGAGGATATCGCATGCGATGTGGACGAAATTTTGTGGCTGGACCCAGAAAGTCGACATGATGTAGgctgattgtcttttttttcctttttttgtgaaattcctattttgtgttctgactttgtcttggttttgatgagtgtgaataaacaccaatacttgaagtttggatccaaaagccagatgtgttttgtattcataccatcagtgtgcagttggcacattgtgtgcttagtagatgatggcttgtgtgtactgtttgatatgaaaacaccatttttacgaaggtgtgaagagttaatctagctgtgttcgcttttgcaagagaactacaatgttttgataattgggtgacagattttcttatttgtgtgtagagctttgcaaaaatagccaaaagttacaaaaaatgtgctcaagccatcagaaaaaactgtaaacatcTTTAATTTTTATACGTTACTATTATTACTCTGTGTAGAAATCCTAGAGAAGCTCAGAGCTGCAATTCTTGTGCAAAAATAAGTGTAGAGTTGACAGTTCTCGCTGCTACTTCTCACACTTACATTTGGGGAAATGACCTATTTAAAATGCAGGCAAGTATTCATCAATACCTCATGTTTATAGTTCTGATATGTTTCTGCTCACGTTCAAAACTTTCTGCACACAAAACATGTCACACACATCTGTGTTTCCTGTGACTTATTGGAATCATTATCATTAAAATAACactcataaaataaaataaaaaatacaatttacaGCTGAGATCACGTCTGAATCTTTTACTTCTGGCAGCCCaactggctgtgtgtgtgtgtgtgtgtgtgtgtgtgtgtgtgtgtgtgtgtgtgtgtgcgtgtgtgtgtgtgtgtgcatgtgtgtgtctcatTTACAATTCTTTACACATTCAAAACCACCAAAATGTTAAATTTCTCAAATGTAGAAGAAACACATAAAGTCTGATTTGTACCTtctgatgatgaagatgaagagtATGAATGCGATCACAGCCAGCAGGACACCCGACACCACGCCGACTATCAGAGGCAGGTTACCATCAGctgtaaaaagcagaaataattcATAAAGAAATTTACAAATAAAGAAACAGACTAGACAAAAATCCCTttttctgcaaaaaactgtaaacttttatttatttttgcatcatTAATGGTTAAGTTGTTTGTGGTTTTCCACATAATTTATCATGAAAATATCTAGCAATCCTCACACATCAGTCTtgtttctcttcattggcttaCTGTggaaattcaaatgtttttaaatattttgagtACATTTAAATCCCCACAAAGCCCGACTCGTCCCTCTATATCAGACCTGCTGAGACCTTATTGCTCTCTGCGTTTTAACTGTTCAATACTCTGAGTTTAAATCCAGAGGTGACCCGGCTTCCAGCTGTGGCGCCTCTGAAACAGTCTTCATCAGAATGGCTGAAGTGGTGGTTTGTTTTAAAGAGCAGCTGAAGCTCATTTTTAGAGGTTCACTTCTCCTTTATCTTTCACACTCTGGCTACTTTACACCAAATATCTATGAACGAACAGAAGTATGCTTAAAGCTCTCTGTTCTATAAAGTGCTCTACTGACTGACGTCAGACCCTCTGCTGTGCATTAGAGAAACACCTGCAGCGTATTTACAGTTTGTGTAATATCTGAAAAAAGATACCAGGCTGTCGTTCCTCTGCCTCCACCTGCAGGCTGTACGGCTCAGAGAGAGTCTCGTTAATGTTCTTCAGAGCACAGGTGTAGTTCCCAGAATTCTCTGCAGTCAGAGGGCTGAGATGGAGGGAGGGGCCATTGTCTGAGAGGGCGTGGCCATCTTTGAACCAGGTGACCTCCAGTTGGTGGAAAGTGCAGACTGAAGCACAGAGCAGTGTGACGGTTTCACCTCTGCTCAACTTTTTATCATCACTGGAGCTGATTATTCTCATTTTGAGTCCATCTAAAGTCAAAGTGTTCATTAGATTCATTGAAAGctcatttatgtttattattaatgTCAGGATATTTTTCTCTCACCATCAACTCTGACAGTCACTCCTGTCATATTAGTAAAATGTCCTTTAGAATTATCAGCTTCCATCCTGAAGCGAAAGGTTGCACTGTCTCCCTGCTGAACATCTCTGATCTGTAAAGTGCAGTTTGTCTTCATGTCTCCCAGATATTGATAACGAGGATCTCTGTTTGTTGAGTTACTGTCAAACACAGACGGAGTGCCGCCCTGACAGATCTCATGGTTCTTACACCAGCGGACTCTGACGATCTTTAGTGGAACTTCTCTCTGACCATCACTGAAAGACTTCCGAGGTGTGAAGGTGCAGGGGAGGGTGACAGTGGATCCTCTGACAGCACAGGTAGACGTGAGAGGATAGATCACATTTTGACCCACAGCACCTGGAAACAGATGGTATAGAAGTAATTACATGTATATGTTCACACTGTAACTACTGATGCAATAACACATGCTGAAGCCCACCGTAACATCCTGCAAGTGTTCCAATGAACACGACACGTACCATGTATCTCTACTAAACATGCAAATCATCAATTCACtcgctgggcccacgtcctcattttaggtttgacagtgttttagtaggtaaaggtgaatgcttggacatgaattgagctgcacTTTGGGGAAGACCTCCaaggggactggcgatggctcccgagcctggcagatccccatgtactaaatagaagtgaagaagttaaagaattgagaacaaggagggaggaGCACGTAAATGGagtgtgtttggaggcgtggtcccgctcctgaaattccaatATATAATCTCAAGTGAATAAAGCTGAATGTAAACATTTCTGCAAATAAGAGTTTTCTGACTTCATGCAGTGATGTAAGACTCACTGACAGCTGTCACACACAACTGGGTGACACAACGCTTATTAGGCTTAGGCAGCAGTTACTTTGTCACATTTGTCCCGGTAAGTTTaaactgttgggttttttttcattaataaataaaatgttaaaaaaagcaaatatgttTTATGGCATTGCAGTCATGGTCATCATTTCagcaaaaagagaagaaaaaaatgaggtCAGAAATTGTTTTATGCTCAGACGCCcttctgctttcttctttcctgTTCCTGTGTGACAGTGTCAGCTTTCTCTGGAGgttaaaaactaatgaaagcATCACTTCAGTCTTACCTGTCAGGAGGAACATGAAGCTCCACACAGTCTTTTCAGTGCAAACTGCCATTCTCAGTCCTCTGCTGACGTCCTTCAGTTTAACctcctgctgcttctgctgtagcgagcgagagagagagagatggctgACAAGCAAATGTCTGATGGTGATTGTGACTGTCAGTCACTTTCAAACTTCCTTTTATTTCAGGAACTCTTTAGTCTTTCACTGATTTGTAAAGTTGCTAACTCCCTCTTTTAATGTAACTTCCTTTCTTACCAAACGCTGTCACTGTTTTTTACGTCATTTCTAAAAACAGTGACAGTGTGACGAAACTCCCATCATGCAGCAGTAAGAggtgtttttctgtttactgTTGAACCTGTGGTGGTGGTTGGAGAAACATCAGTGACCAGGTTATGTCGGCGTTGCTCCCACTGATGGAAACACTTTGTCCCAGGTTCAGTTTGTGTGGATCTGGCCACCGTACGGCTGATTCgatcaaatatttaaaaacgtTCAAACATTTCACAGCCTTTGAATTTTAGTGTAGAAATTACTGGAATCTGACGGAGCTTTGAGGAATAGTCacagtcaaagtaaactttattgtcatctttgtacagtacagtatatagagacgagacgacgaagCTCCAGTTCCATTCAGTGCAAAAGACACCAATAAATATAAGGAGAGttagaaataaatatacactttaggactaagTCAAAGGTAAAAGGTATCAATAGTAGGTGAAGCACACAAACCTCGATAAAGTTGGATCTTTTTGTTAGAGGTGAGACGGGACTCTGGGGCAAGACTGTCGTAGGCTGGTAAACCTGAGCACAGGAGTGAGGAACATATTGTGtgtaacatattgtattatttaaataaGTTTAGCCTGTTACTGTTAGTGTCTTGTAGCAAATGTACCCCACATagtttccttagggattaataaattattctgattctgatgacaCCCTACAATGAGTTGAAAGATTAActtgttatttattcctgcttAAAACTGATTATTAATGGTTACAAAATCTTATTTGGTTTTCGTATGTACCTGTTTTCAGTGATATGAACTTTAATAGTTGTTAATAGTTAACaccatgtgttaatagacctctctgcactgaatcatatctgttattaatctctgtctctcttccacagcatgtctttatcctgtcttccttctgtcaccccaaccaatcacagcagatggccccgcccctccctgagcctggttctgccggaggtttcttcctgttaaaagggagtttttccttcccactgtcgccaaaggtttttctctgtatctattattatagggtctaccttacaatataaagcaccttgaggcgactggcgctgtataaataaagctgaattgcATTAATAGCAGGAAATTAGGTAGACATGttattcttttctctttcttttttgtcattttttctatttttccagTAACCTATATTAACCTAATAGTTAATAGTCTCTAATAGTctctctgtatatagtaaccattgtccttaatgcaaatatgtaagaaaaattgtgtatgtttctgttctgtgtcctgtgtcctgtttgtttgtatatgtgtctttttggctgctgttacaaccaaatttccccttgtgggacaattaaaggattcttctattctattctagtaacctaaattctgtttttggtgTTCCACCACAATATGGATTTGGATTTCTGGTCTTCCACCGGCTGCTGCACTTTGCTTTAAATCTGGTTTAACTCGACAGCGCAGAGCTGATGCGgctgttttccttttatttggCTGTATGTTACTGTACTGTATCAGAAAGCACCAATAACACATTGATTGTGTTTCATGGTGGTTTAACCCTTTCTTGTCGTTGCAGACAGTGAAACTGCTGCAACGACTGCTGCTTTTGGCACGTACGGCGGTGAGCTTGAACAGAGGTGGGCATTGGAGATTTTCCCTTATATATTCTTCCCCTTTCATGTTATAATGTAGCTCGCTGTGCATTCAACGTTTAACACATGgcctttgttttttaatatattcagTGCAACACTTATCCTGTCCTTCAGGTACTGTACTGTCGTAAAATTAGTTTTATTAACTTTATAAgttattctgtttattttgtgtgttttcttgtattAGCTTATCTGATTAAATAGTGCCTCCTACAGGTCACAATCTGAATTCCCAAAATGATcccaaaactgtttttgtttgtttggctgTTGTTGGTTTTGTTGCCCTTTTATGGTCACAAATATATCTAAAGATTGCCTCAAAGCCTTATGACATCCTCCACACTATGTGcttgaacatataaaagtgatGAGCACCTTTTTCGttgaattttgagtgttttaatgAATTTTGTCAAAAGTGACCACCATAGAAAGTGTTTCCAACACTTGTCCAACTGTAACCCTCCTAAACAAGAGCAAGAAGCCATAAAAGCAGTGAGAAAACACTTTTCAGTTTGAGGTCTCATTGCTCTCTTCTGCTCTTCATCTCAGCCATTTCTGCTCTTTCACAATATTCTAGCATCCATCGCATCTTagtctgtgctgttgtgttgttgttatgtgttgttattttctgctgtgtgcaGGAGGTTTTATCTGCATGGTGAGAGGCCACTACAGAGGAACAGCAGCAGAGGACTATAGAAAGGACTTGAAGagagagctgctgctgatggaGGAAGAGGGGCTGTGGAGTCTGATCGCGgtcaaacacagagacaga
This sequence is a window from Oreochromis aureus strain Israel breed Guangdong linkage group 11, ZZ_aureus, whole genome shotgun sequence. Protein-coding genes within it:
- the LOC116325631 gene encoding uncharacterized protein LOC116325631, which produces MAVCTEKTVWSFMFLLTGAVGQNVIYPLTSTCAVRGSTVTLPCTFTPRKSFSDGQREVPLKIVRVRWCKNHEICQGGTPSVFDSNSTNRDPRYQYLGDMKTNCTLQIRDVQQGDSATFRFRMEADNSKGHFTNMTGVTVRVDDGLKMRIISSSDDKKLSRGETVTLLCASVCTFHQLEVTWFKDGHALSDNGPSLHLSPLTAENSGNYTCALKNINETLSEPYSLQVEAEERQPADGNLPLIVGVVSGVLLAVIAFILFIFIIRRKLAAAEHQRAEGGETEPKDPDNIYSSIQEESHRQETSRAAEDVSYASVQFKHSHERSRHVEEVDNAVVYSSLASRG